The genomic DNA GGCCGCTTTACAGCCATCATCAACATCGTCGAATGTTGCCATGTTACCTTCTAAAGAAGAACTTCAACACTTCTCTCAACAACTTGTTGATTATATCTCTGAAGGGCACTTTAAAATCTATGACATGGTGATGGACAAATGGAGCGCTACAGGGTTTCAATCCACTGATGAAATCAGCCAAACATACGCGAAAATTGTTCTCACTACCGAGCCTCTGCTCAGTTTTACTGATAAATATGCAGAAATTGGAGTGAATGACGATCTTGAAGATTATGAGAGCGACATGTCTAAAGTTGGCGAAGTGCTCGAACTTAGGTTTGAAGTGGAAGATAGGTTAATTCAGCTTATTGCTGATAGTTTAGCCATGCCTCCCGGTGCCTAACTCGCCGCACTAATTAATGTTATTCCTAGGAAGCTCAATGATGCCTCCTAGGTTTACTTGTCTCTAATACCATAAAGATAACCTATCCGTCATACCATCACAGTAATTAAGTGGTCAGAAATAGCGCAGGAAAACACTGAGAACAAGCGCTATTTTTGATAAGTAGTTGTTCTACATTTAAAAAGTTGCTACGCCATTATCAAGTGTTTTAACAAGCTAGAATGGTCTGTTAATTATTAATTACTTAAATTGCACCCATTAAAAAAGGCACCCTGAGGTGCCTTTTTGCTATCAGCTAGAAAGCTCGATTACTCGTCAGAGAAACCTGCGTTCAGTAGTGCAGCCAAGTTATCCGTTGCTTGTTCAGCAGATGGACCTTGTTGCTCTTCACGGCTAGCTTGACGATTTTGGTGGTAAGCGAAACCCGTACCCGCTGGGATCAAACGACCCACGATTACGTTTTCTTTCAGACCACGAAGCTCATCACGCTTACCAGAAACTGCAGCTTCTGTAAGTACGCGAGTTGTCTCCTGGAACGATGCCGCAGAAATGAACGACTCAGTAGCTAGAGATGCTTTCGTGATACCTAGTAGTTCACGTTCAAAGCCTGCTGGCTCTTTACCTTCTGCTTCTAGTGCACGGTTAGCAATCTTAACTTGTGAGTATTCAACCTGCTCGCCAGGTAGGAAGTCAGAGTCACCCGCTTTAGTGATAGTACACTTACGTAGCATTTGACGAACGATAGTCTCAATGTGCTTATCGTTAATCTTAACGCCTTGTAGTCGGTAAACTTCTTGTACTTCGTTAGCGATGTACTGAGTCATAGCATGAATACCACGTAAACGTAGGATGTCATGTGGAGTCTCAGGACCGTCGGCGATTACATCACCACGTTCAACCTTCTCACCTTCGAATACGTTAAGCTGACGATGCTTAGGAATCATCTCTTCGTAGGTTTCTCCACCTTCGCGAGTGATTACTAGGCGACGTTTACCTTTCGTTTCTTTACCAAATGACACACTACCAGTGTGCTCAGCAAGAATCGCAGGCTCTTTCGGCTTACGTGCTTCAAATAGGTCGGCTACGCGTGGTAGACCACCAGTGATATCTTTGTTACCGCCAGATTTCTGAGGGATACGTGCTAGTGTGTCACCCACACCCACTTCCGCACCATCTTCAATGTTGACAATTGCTTTACCAGGTAGGAAGTATTGAGCTGGCATATCAGTGCCAGGGATCATTACATCATTACCTTTTTCATCAACAAGTTTGATGGCTGGACGCATGTCTTTACCTGCGGCAGGACGTGCAGCAGCATCAGTGACTTCGCTTGAAGATAGACCCGTTAGGTCATCCGTGTGGCGAGCAACCGTTACGCCATCAATCATGTCAACGTACTGGATGCGACCTGCCACTTCAGTGATGATTGGCAGTGTATGCGCTTCCCAGTTTGCAACAACATATCCAGACTGCAACGAAGTAGATTCGATATCGCTTTCTTTGATGTTAAGAACTGTACCGTAAGGCAGTTTGTGTTTCTCTTTCGTACGACCTAACGCATCAACGATGGTTAGTTCAGATGCACGAGAAGTCACAACTAGCTTGCCGTCTTTGTTCACAACGAATTTAACGTTGTGAAGGAACGGTGTACCTTCGTTCTTAGTTTGAACGCTGTTCTCAGCAGCCGCTGTCGATGCAGCACCACCGATGTGGAACGTACGCATGGTAAGCTGTGTACCCGGTTCACCGATAGACTGAGCAGCGATAACACCAACTGCTTCACCTTGGTTCACTAGGTGACCACGTGCTAGGTCACGACCGTAACACAATGCACAACAACCGAAGTCAGCATCACAGGTAACTACTGAGCGCACTTTCATGCGGTCTACAGAGTTTTCGTCCATGATTTGACACCACTTCTCATCAATCAGAGTATTACGTGGGATCAGAACTTCTTCAGTACCAGGCTTAAGAACGTCATCAGCGACAACACGACCTAGAGCTAACTCAGAAAGTGGCACTTTAACGTCACCACCTTCGATATGAGGCATCATTTCAACGCCTTCATGAGTACCACAGTCATGTTCGTGAACTACCACATCCTGTGCAACGTCTACTAGACGACGCGTTAGATAACCGGAGTTCGCTGTTTTCAGTGCTGTATCCGCAAGACCCTTACGAGCACCGTGCGTTGAGATAAAGTACTGAAGTACGTTTAGACCTTCTTTAAAGTTCGCTGTGATTGGCGTCTCGATGATTGAACCATCTGGACGAGCCATCAGACCACGCATACCAGCAAGCTGACGAATCTGCGCTGCAGAACCACGAGCACCGGAGTCAGCCATCATGTAGATGCTGTTAAACGATTCTTGTTGTTCTTCTTCACCATCACGGTTAACTACAGTTTCAGAAGATAGGTTATCCATCATTGCTTTCGCAACGCGGTCATTGGTCGATGCCCAAATATCGATAACTTTGTTGTAGCGCTCACCCGCTGTTACCAAACCAGATTGGTATTGCTCTTGGATTTCGCGTACTTCTTCTTCAGCTGATTCAATCTCATCGTATTTAGCTTGTGGTACAACCATATCGTCGATACCAACAGATACGCCAGATAGTGCAGCGTATGCAAAACCTGTGTACATGATTTGGTCAGCGAACACTACAGTGTCTTTTAAGCCAAGGTTACGGTAAGCCTCATCAAGAAGTTTAGAAATCTGTTTCTTACCAAGCTTTTGGTTTACTAGTTCAAACGGTAGGCCCGCTGGAACGATCTGCCATAACATTGCACGACCAACAGTCGTATCAAAAAGCTTAGTTTCAGTAGTCAGATTACCGTCATCATCTTTGATGGTTTCAGTAAGACGAACTTTTACACGCGCGTGCAGTTCAGCGCTCTTAGTGCGGTATGCCTTTTCAGCCTCTTCTGGGCCGGCAAGGTACATGCCTTCACCTTTCACGTTTACTTTTTCACGAGTCATGTAGTAAAGACCCAATACAACGTCCTGAGAAGGTACGATGATAGGATCACCTGACGCTGGCGACAGAATGTTATTCGTCGACATCATCAGTGTACGTGCTTCAAGTTGAGCTTCCAGAGTTAGAGGTACGTGTACCGCCATCTGGTCACCATCGAAGTCGGCGTTATACGCAGCACACACAAGTGGGTGCAACTGCATTGCTTTACCTTCGATCAATACTGGTTCGAACGCTTGGATACCTAGACGGTGAAGTGTCGGTGCACGGTTCAATAGTACTGGGTGTTCGCGAATAACTTCGTCTAGGATATCCCAAACGACAGCTTCTTCACGCTCTACCATTTTCTTAGCCGCTTTGATCGTTGTCGCTAGACCACGAAGCTCAAGCTTGCTGTAGATGAATGGTTTAAATAGCTCAAGTGCCATCTTCTTAGGAAGACCACACTGATGTAGACGAAGGTATGGACCTACTGTAATTACAGAACGGCCAGAGTAGTCTACACGCTTACCAAGTAAGTTCTGACGGAAACGACCTTGTTTACCCTTGATCATATCAGCAAGAGATTTCAGAGGACGTTTGTTAGAACCTGTGATAGCACGACCGCGACGACCGTTATCAAGAAGCGCATCAACAGACTCTTGCAGCATACGTTTTTCATTTCGTACGATGATGTCCGGAGCTGATAGCTCTAGTAGACGCTTCAAACGGTTGTTACGGTTGATAACACGGCGGTATAGGTCGTTCAGATCAGAAGTCGCAAAACGACCGCCATCTAGTGGAACTAGAGGACGTAGATCTGGTGGCAGTACTGGAAGTACTGTCAAGATCATCCACTCAGGGTTGTTACCCGAAGATACGAATGATTCAACTAGCTTCAAACGCTTAGTTACTTTTTTGCGCTTAGTTTCAGAGTTAGTTGTTCCTAGCTCTTCACGCATTAGTTCAGCTTCTTGCACAAGATCCATGGTAGAAAGCAGATCTTTGATTGCTTCTGCACCCATCTTAGCTGTGAACTCGTCACCCCACTCTTCTAGTTTGTCCAGATACTCTTCTTCAGTAAGCATCTGTCCTTTTTCTAGATCAGTCATACCCGGTTCTGTTACTACGTACATTTCGAAGTAAAGAACACGTTCGATATCACGTAATGGGATATCCATTAGTAGACCGATGCGAGACGGTAGTGATTTTAGGAACCAAATATGTGCTACAGGCGACGCTAGCTCGATGTGGCCCATACGGTCACGACGAACTTTAGTTTGTGTAACTTCAACGCCACACTTCTCACAGATAACACCGCGGTGCTTCAGACGCTTGTATTTGCCACATAGACATTCGTAATCTTTGACTGGGCCAAAAATACGCGCACAGAACAAACCATCACGTTCAGGCTTGAACGTACGATAGTTGATCGTCTCTGGCTTTTTCACTTCACCAAAAGACCATGAACGAATCATGTCCGGTGAAGAAAGACCGATTTTGATAGCATCAAATTCTTCAGTCTTGTGTTGTGCTTTAAGAAAGTTTAGTAAATCTTTCACTGTCAGCTCCTGCAAGGAGTTAAAAGGCGCTCGAGGAGCGCCCTCTTACCAAGTAATCACTTTTTAAAAAGGATTACTCTTCGTCTTCTAGCTCGATGTTAATACCTAGCGAGCGAATTTCTTTCAACAATACGTTGAAGGATTCCGGCATGCCTGGTTCCATCGAGTGGTTGCCATCTACGATGTTCTTATACATCTTAGTACGGCCATTCACGTCATCCGACTTAACGGTTAACATTTCTTGTAGAGTGTAAGCAGCACCGTATGCTTCTAGTGCCCATACTTCCATCTCACCGAAACGCTGACCACCGAACTGAGCTTTACCACCAAGTGGTTGCTGAGTTACTAGGCTGTAAGAACCGGTTGAACGTGCGTGCATCTTGTCATCAACCAAGTGGTTCAGTTTCAGCATGTACATGTAACCTACTGTTACAGGACGCTCAAACGAATCACCAGTACGGCCGTCAAACAATTTAAGCTGACCTGATTCAGGTAAATCACCTAGTTTCAGTAGTTTCTTGATGTTCTTCTCAGAAGCACCGTCAAATACTGGAGTCGCGATTGGTAGACCGCCACGTAGGTTCTTAACTAGCGTACGAACTT from Vibrio rarus includes the following:
- the rsd gene encoding sigma D regulator translates to MVMLNKFRQVQEEWGGSSEVIDHWLETRQALLVGYVKLAALQPSSTSSNVAMLPSKEELQHFSQQLVDYISEGHFKIYDMVMDKWSATGFQSTDEISQTYAKIVLTTEPLLSFTDKYAEIGVNDDLEDYESDMSKVGEVLELRFEVEDRLIQLIADSLAMPPGA
- the rpoC gene encoding DNA-directed RNA polymerase subunit beta', coding for MKDLLNFLKAQHKTEEFDAIKIGLSSPDMIRSWSFGEVKKPETINYRTFKPERDGLFCARIFGPVKDYECLCGKYKRLKHRGVICEKCGVEVTQTKVRRDRMGHIELASPVAHIWFLKSLPSRIGLLMDIPLRDIERVLYFEMYVVTEPGMTDLEKGQMLTEEEYLDKLEEWGDEFTAKMGAEAIKDLLSTMDLVQEAELMREELGTTNSETKRKKVTKRLKLVESFVSSGNNPEWMILTVLPVLPPDLRPLVPLDGGRFATSDLNDLYRRVINRNNRLKRLLELSAPDIIVRNEKRMLQESVDALLDNGRRGRAITGSNKRPLKSLADMIKGKQGRFRQNLLGKRVDYSGRSVITVGPYLRLHQCGLPKKMALELFKPFIYSKLELRGLATTIKAAKKMVEREEAVVWDILDEVIREHPVLLNRAPTLHRLGIQAFEPVLIEGKAMQLHPLVCAAYNADFDGDQMAVHVPLTLEAQLEARTLMMSTNNILSPASGDPIIVPSQDVVLGLYYMTREKVNVKGEGMYLAGPEEAEKAYRTKSAELHARVKVRLTETIKDDDGNLTTETKLFDTTVGRAMLWQIVPAGLPFELVNQKLGKKQISKLLDEAYRNLGLKDTVVFADQIMYTGFAYAALSGVSVGIDDMVVPQAKYDEIESAEEEVREIQEQYQSGLVTAGERYNKVIDIWASTNDRVAKAMMDNLSSETVVNRDGEEEQQESFNSIYMMADSGARGSAAQIRQLAGMRGLMARPDGSIIETPITANFKEGLNVLQYFISTHGARKGLADTALKTANSGYLTRRLVDVAQDVVVHEHDCGTHEGVEMMPHIEGGDVKVPLSELALGRVVADDVLKPGTEEVLIPRNTLIDEKWCQIMDENSVDRMKVRSVVTCDADFGCCALCYGRDLARGHLVNQGEAVGVIAAQSIGEPGTQLTMRTFHIGGAASTAAAENSVQTKNEGTPFLHNVKFVVNKDGKLVVTSRASELTIVDALGRTKEKHKLPYGTVLNIKESDIESTSLQSGYVVANWEAHTLPIITEVAGRIQYVDMIDGVTVARHTDDLTGLSSSEVTDAAARPAAGKDMRPAIKLVDEKGNDVMIPGTDMPAQYFLPGKAIVNIEDGAEVGVGDTLARIPQKSGGNKDITGGLPRVADLFEARKPKEPAILAEHTGSVSFGKETKGKRRLVITREGGETYEEMIPKHRQLNVFEGEKVERGDVIADGPETPHDILRLRGIHAMTQYIANEVQEVYRLQGVKINDKHIETIVRQMLRKCTITKAGDSDFLPGEQVEYSQVKIANRALEAEGKEPAGFERELLGITKASLATESFISAASFQETTRVLTEAAVSGKRDELRGLKENVIVGRLIPAGTGFAYHQNRQASREEQQGPSAEQATDNLAALLNAGFSDE